The Pseudanabaena sp. ABRG5-3 genome includes the window ACGATCTCAAGCTTGCGATCGAACAAGGATTTGTCGTAGCGCGATCGCCTTTTGATGAAAATATTCTCATTCAACATTATCAATTTGGACATGATCGCATTCAACAAGCGGCTTATGCGTTAATTCCTGAAATAGAGAAGAACAAAACCCATTACCAAATTGGACAATTGTTATTACAACATTGGACAGGTACAAGGCAAGAAGAGCAGATTTTCCAACTAGTGAAACATCTCAATGATGGCATCACGTTGATCGTTGACCAAACAGAGCGCGATCGCTTAGCTCAACTCAATCTCCTCGCCAGTCGTAAAGCCAAGTCAGCAAACGCTTATCAATCAGCCTATGAGTATGCAGAAATTGGACTAGGTTTAATGGGTAGCGAAGCTTGGCAACAGCATTATGATATGACTTTACAGTTGCATGAGATTGCCGCCGAAGTTGCGGCCCTATGCCGTCAATTTGAGCAGATGGAACTTTATGTGCATACGATCATTCATCATGCAAGAAATGCCCTTGAACAAGTAACGGCTTATATTATCAAAATTCAAGCTTTGACATTTCAAGATCAGTTTGCCGAAGCAATATCACTCTCCCAAGTAATTCTCCAAAAACTAGGAGTGCAATTCCCTAACGATATTACGCCCGGTCTGGGCTTACAAGCCAGCCAGCAGATCAAAAATTTAATAAGCGATCGCCAAATTGTCGATTTGTACAACTTGCCTACAATGCAAGATCCCATAGCCCTTGCCATCACGCAGATCGCTGCAATTACGATTCCAGCTTGCCATATCCTTGGTGAGCCTATCTATCCCTTTCTAATGACATTACAGGTACGTTTGTCAATCCAGCATGGCAATAGTCCTAGTTCTGCTTTTAGCTATGCTGCCTATGGAGTTTTCTCAATTATCTATCTACAGGATATTGTGTCAGCAACTCAATTTGGTCGCCTTGCTTATTATCTTGCCTCCAAACCCGAAGCTAAGGATATTCGTTCCGAAACTTTTTTCCCCATTGGATTGTTTATCCACCACCGTCAGTTTCCCTTACAAGAAACTTTGCCAATTCTTCAAGAAGGCTATCAAATTGGCTTGGAAACAGGAAAATTTGAACATACTGGATATTGTGGATATGGATATTGTGTCAATGCTTTCTGGAGTGGGATGGCTTTTAGAGACATAGAACCGACAATTAACGCCTATGGACAGCAATTACATCAACTCAATCAGCTCACTAATGCTAACTATTGTGAAATTATTAGAGCCGCAATATCGGCGTTATTAAGCAATCCCGACAAGGTGGAAGAGAATTTTGCTCAAATTACTCAATCCGAGCAATTGATTCAGGAATCTCTGGAGGCAAATAGTCAATTACGATTATTTCTATTCTATTTACATAGAGCTTTCTTAAGATTTTTGATGGAAGAGATCGATGATGCAAATGTTGATATTAACCATGCAAGACATTACATGCAATCTCGGGCGGTAATTATTTGCAAAGCCAGTTTTCATTTTTATGATTCTCTAATTTTGTTAGCAACTATCAAAAATTCTGAGGATGGATTAAATGTGGAATATCAACGACTTCAAGATAATCAGTCTCAACTAAAGGCTTGGGCAGAACATGCTCCGATGAATCATTTGCACAAGTGGCAACTAGTGGAAGCTGAGACCTGTCGCATACTAGGACAAAAAGAACGTGCCATGGAACTTTACGACCTTGCGATCGCAGGAGCGAGACACAACCAATATCTTCAAGAAGAAGCTTTGGCAAATAAACTCGCCGCAAATTTCTATCTCAACTGGGGCAAAGAAAGGATCTCACGGCTTTATATGCTAGAAGCTCGTCATGGCTATTTACAGTGGGGAGCGATCGCTAAAGTTAAGCATATTGACAGTCAATATCCGCAATTATTCCAAACAGTCGTTAGTAATTCATCTTCACAAAATCGATTTTCACTTAGAACGTTTAATACACTTAACAATAGTAGTGGCAGCAATCTCGATTTGGATACAGTGATGAAAGCATCACGGGCGATCGCTAGTGAAATTGTGCTCGAAGCTCTGTTACAGACCTTGATGCGGATTTTATTAGAAAATGCAGGTGCCCAAACGGGTTGTTTGTTGTTGCCATCTACAGAAACCTCAGAAGAGGTTTCTAAAAAATTAGCGATTGCTATTTATATTAGTGGTGATCAAACAAATATTTTTCCTACACAAATGATTAATCAGGTCTTGCCAGAATCAGTGCTGTACTATGTGGTACGCAGTCATGAAAGTGTTGTCCTTGATCATGCAACTAATGATGGTGACTTCACGCAAGATCCTTATATTCAATCTGTTCAACCGATGTCTATTCTCTGCTATCCCTTACTGAATCAGGGAAATCTAGTGGGGCTGGTCTATATGGAAAATCAAGTTACAATTGCAGCCTTTACCAGTAAACACATTGAGTTTTTACAATTACTCAGTGGACAAGCGGCGATCGCGATTACTAATGCTCAACTCTATGCGGAGAAGGTGAAGTACACCTATACCTTAGAGCAAAAGGTTGCAGAACGCACAGCCGAACTCCAATGTGCCAATGAGGAATTATATCGTCTCGCAACTTTGGATGGACTTACTCAAGTCGCCAATCGTCGTTACTTCGATCAACAACTAGATCAAGAATGGCACAGACTCAAGCGCGAACAATCACCACTCTCGTTAATTTTGTTTGATGTGGACTATTTCAAACGTTATAACGATTGTTATGGTCATCAAGCGGGAGATTCATGCCTCATTCAAGTTGCCCAAGCTGCTAAGGAGGGAAGCAGTCGGGCAGCGGATCTCGTAGCGCGTTATGGAGGGGAAGAGTTTGTGATCATTCTGCCTAACACCGATCAAAAGGGAGCGATCGCTACAGCCAAACGTATTCAACAGGCACTTCGCGCCAAGGCAATTCCCCATGATCGCTCAGAGGTAAGCAAGATTGTTTCGATCAGCCTTGGCATTACCTCTGTCATTCCTTGTTCCAAGCTTGCTCCTGACATGTTAATTTCTGCTGCTGATGAAGCTTTGTATGTTGCCAAGCAAAGGGGGCGCGATCGCTATGAAATCAGCGATCGCTACAATGTGGAATAGTCACAACCCGATCAAAAAGTACCTGCTAATGCGCTGACGCAGCGATCGCAGATATGGGG containing:
- a CDS encoding diguanylate cyclase domain-containing protein; the encoded protein is MTILSKYEELTQIYDGKNSQVYSARHKKDGQPVILKVLKTEYPTPEQLRRYRQEYHLTHQLQLPKVIKSYGLEEWQRTLVIIFEDFGGISLNQLLKQYPQGLPIDQFLSLAFKLANALGQIHSQSIIHKDINPNNTVFNPETKILKLIDFGISTQLSRENPALQTPNALEGTLPYLSPEQTGRMNRSLDYRTDFYSLGVTFYELLTGRLPFNSNDPMELVYCHIAKQPAPLSEAKNGQIPPMIVEIVNKLMAKNAEDRYQSAWGLKADLEECWAQWERKSTISKFTLGRLDIPDHFQIPQKLYGREREIKLLLSCFERVANADLDKDKYAAELVLVTGYSGIGKSAVVRSLYEPITAKRGYFISGKFDQFQRNIPYSAIVKAFAGLVKQLLGESETLLQQWRDRLLTALGNNGKVIIDVIPEVELIIGTQPPVTVLGASETKNRFNLVFQQFMQVFCRPEHPLVIFLDDMHWADLATLELLERLLSDQQIHHLLVIAAYRDNEVSTNHPLTLIIRQLQAKGVNLESITLAPLAINQIEQLIADTLCQNPRDVEDLAELVSHKTEGNPFFIDQFLKTLYRENLLSFNYSSREWQWELREIEQMGFTDNVVELMVGQLQKLPQSVQEVLSIAAYLGTDFDLSTLSLVQNRSSQIIFDDLKLAIEQGFVVARSPFDENILIQHYQFGHDRIQQAAYALIPEIEKNKTHYQIGQLLLQHWTGTRQEEQIFQLVKHLNDGITLIVDQTERDRLAQLNLLASRKAKSANAYQSAYEYAEIGLGLMGSEAWQQHYDMTLQLHEIAAEVAALCRQFEQMELYVHTIIHHARNALEQVTAYIIKIQALTFQDQFAEAISLSQVILQKLGVQFPNDITPGLGLQASQQIKNLISDRQIVDLYNLPTMQDPIALAITQIAAITIPACHILGEPIYPFLMTLQVRLSIQHGNSPSSAFSYAAYGVFSIIYLQDIVSATQFGRLAYYLASKPEAKDIRSETFFPIGLFIHHRQFPLQETLPILQEGYQIGLETGKFEHTGYCGYGYCVNAFWSGMAFRDIEPTINAYGQQLHQLNQLTNANYCEIIRAAISALLSNPDKVEENFAQITQSEQLIQESLEANSQLRLFLFYLHRAFLRFLMEEIDDANVDINHARHYMQSRAVIICKASFHFYDSLILLATIKNSEDGLNVEYQRLQDNQSQLKAWAEHAPMNHLHKWQLVEAETCRILGQKERAMELYDLAIAGARHNQYLQEEALANKLAANFYLNWGKERISRLYMLEARHGYLQWGAIAKVKHIDSQYPQLFQTVVSNSSSQNRFSLRTFNTLNNSSGSNLDLDTVMKASRAIASEIVLEALLQTLMRILLENAGAQTGCLLLPSTETSEEVSKKLAIAIYISGDQTNIFPTQMINQVLPESVLYYVVRSHESVVLDHATNDGDFTQDPYIQSVQPMSILCYPLLNQGNLVGLVYMENQVTIAAFTSKHIEFLQLLSGQAAIAITNAQLYAEKVKYTYTLEQKVAERTAELQCANEELYRLATLDGLTQVANRRYFDQQLDQEWHRLKREQSPLSLILFDVDYFKRYNDCYGHQAGDSCLIQVAQAAKEGSSRAADLVARYGGEEFVIILPNTDQKGAIATAKRIQQALRAKAIPHDRSEVSKIVSISLGITSVIPCSKLAPDMLISAADEALYVAKQRGRDRYEISDRYNVE